From the genome of Sulfurovum sp. NBC37-1, one region includes:
- a CDS encoding DUF6629 family protein gives MDFAILNFTVSGAIFIVGIMTLKKVSSPNEVVFASLPLFFSLHQFTQGFVWLGMDHLIGGRALHMAESIFVFYAQGLLQFLVPLAIWLLQPAGIRKHLIAFLMFLGALLTAYSLWKLSIVPTHVSIVDGVLAYDNPATKHLWLAVGYIITTCGALILSSSIAIQLFGWLNLLGLTVVYLIKPYGFTSLWCLYAAGVSILLYFYFVERRIRFLQDIREKEIDMSKTLTEELAKLEHHYPSLAKSIK, from the coding sequence GTGGATTTTGCTATATTGAATTTTACAGTTTCCGGAGCGATTTTCATTGTAGGGATCATGACCTTGAAAAAAGTAAGTTCACCTAATGAAGTGGTCTTTGCCAGTCTGCCGCTGTTTTTTTCTTTACACCAATTTACCCAGGGATTTGTCTGGCTTGGTATGGATCATCTCATTGGCGGCAGAGCATTGCATATGGCTGAGAGTATCTTTGTTTTCTATGCACAGGGGCTGTTGCAGTTCCTTGTGCCTTTGGCGATCTGGCTGCTCCAGCCTGCAGGTATCCGTAAGCACCTCATTGCATTCCTCATGTTTTTAGGGGCTTTGTTAACAGCATATTCTCTGTGGAAACTTTCGATCGTACCGACCCATGTATCCATAGTGGATGGTGTGCTTGCCTATGACAATCCTGCGACAAAACATTTGTGGCTGGCTGTAGGGTATATCATTACCACCTGCGGAGCACTCATACTCAGCAGCAGTATTGCCATTCAACTTTTTGGATGGCTGAACCTTTTGGGACTGACTGTGGTATACCTTATAAAACCGTACGGATTTACATCACTATGGTGCTTGTATGCTGCAGGTGTGAGTATTTTACTCTATTTCTATTTTGTAGAACGACGTATCCGGTTTTTACAGGATATCAGAGAGAAAGAGATTGATATGAGTAAGACGCTTACAGAGGAACTTGCCAAACTGGAACATCATTACCCCAGCCTGGCAAAGAGCATAAAATAA
- the ppk2 gene encoding polyphosphate kinase 2, protein MKKNVYKKELYKLQVELVKFQKYVIEENVAVCLVLEGRDTAGKDGTIKRFTEHLSPREARTVALGVPSDKEKKSWYFQRYVPHLPSAGEIVFFNRSWYNRAGVEKVMGFCTKKQYKAFMEEVGSFEQMLTHSNICFFKYFLDISKKEQKKRLEARKTDPLKQWKLSPIDAKAQKMWDAYSKTRDDMFNKTSFVYAPWYVVHTDDKKEARINIIKHFLSLNDYPNKDKSLLVYDHDVICKFDPVCYEKEMIAP, encoded by the coding sequence GTGAAAAAAAATGTCTATAAAAAAGAGCTCTACAAGTTGCAGGTGGAACTGGTCAAATTCCAAAAATATGTGATCGAAGAGAATGTAGCTGTATGTCTGGTCTTGGAAGGGCGTGATACAGCAGGGAAGGACGGGACGATCAAGCGTTTTACCGAACATCTGAGCCCGCGTGAAGCACGTACGGTCGCTTTAGGAGTACCAAGTGACAAAGAGAAGAAATCCTGGTATTTTCAACGTTATGTACCGCATCTTCCGAGTGCAGGTGAGATCGTTTTTTTCAACCGAAGCTGGTATAACCGTGCCGGTGTGGAAAAAGTGATGGGTTTTTGTACCAAAAAACAGTATAAGGCTTTTATGGAGGAAGTAGGCAGTTTTGAACAGATGCTCACACACTCGAATATTTGTTTTTTCAAATATTTTCTCGATATTTCCAAAAAAGAACAGAAAAAGCGCCTGGAAGCACGCAAGACTGATCCGCTTAAACAGTGGAAGCTCAGTCCTATCGATGCCAAAGCACAAAAAATGTGGGATGCTTACTCCAAGACAAGAGATGATATGTTCAACAAGACTTCTTTTGTCTATGCGCCATGGTATGTCGTCCATACAGATGATAAAAAAGAGGCACGCATCAACATCATAAAACATTTTTTGAGTCTCAATGACTATCCAAATAAAGATAAATCACTGCTGGTATATGACCATGACGTCATTTGCAAATTTGATCCGGTCTGTTATGAAAAAGAGATGATCGCACCATGA
- a CDS encoding peroxiredoxin has protein sequence MEKNQEKKESNMSSTLVMRKTPEFTMEAYDAKTGHYTTVSSKDYEGKWHVVCFYPADFTFVCPTELAAMNAKADEFEKMGVEILAVSTDTKFSHKRFVETEPVLKDFKLTIGADGTGEVSRAFGVYLEDEGVALRGRFLIDPHGVCVAQEVQAPSVGRNVNEFLRQVEAWQHAEKTGEVCPANWRPGKKTLPVNKEAEKMTGRVGDYVTVEELLS, from the coding sequence ATGGAAAAAAACCAAGAGAAAAAGGAAAGTAACATGAGTTCAACATTAGTAATGAGAAAAACACCGGAATTTACAATGGAAGCATACGATGCAAAAACAGGTCACTATACAACAGTGAGCAGCAAAGATTATGAAGGGAAATGGCATGTAGTATGTTTCTACCCTGCCGATTTCACCTTTGTGTGTCCTACGGAACTGGCAGCGATGAATGCAAAAGCGGATGAATTTGAAAAAATGGGTGTAGAGATTTTGGCAGTTTCAACGGACACAAAGTTTTCGCATAAAAGATTTGTAGAGACTGAACCTGTTTTAAAAGATTTCAAATTAACGATCGGTGCAGATGGCACAGGAGAGGTCAGTCGTGCATTCGGTGTGTACTTGGAAGATGAAGGTGTTGCACTGAGGGGAAGATTCCTTATTGATCCTCATGGTGTATGTGTTGCCCAGGAAGTACAGGCACCGTCAGTAGGCAGGAACGTCAATGAATTCCTTCGTCAGGTAGAAGCATGGCAGCATGCTGAAAAAACCGGTGAAGTATGCCCTGCAAACTGGAGACCCGGTAAAAAAACACTACCTGTAAATAAAGAAGCAGAAAAAATGACCGGCCGTGTAGGTGATTATGTAACGGTAGAAGAGTTACTCTCCTAA
- the crcB gene encoding fluoride efflux transporter CrcB, translated as MQPYLLLAVGTGGFVGAILRFLISGWVQRLSPTLFPVGTLSVNVLGSFIIGFLALYFESVVAPHQKALVITGMLGALTTFSTFSLETVTMLQGGLWGRVVTNITLNVFLCVVATMLGMMLFKRLYG; from the coding sequence ATGCAGCCCTATTTGTTGCTAGCCGTGGGTACGGGAGGTTTTGTAGGTGCGATCCTTCGTTTTCTCATCAGCGGCTGGGTGCAGAGACTTTCGCCGACACTGTTTCCCGTCGGTACGCTGAGTGTGAATGTGTTGGGGAGTTTTATTATCGGTTTTCTGGCACTATATTTTGAATCGGTCGTGGCTCCGCACCAAAAAGCACTGGTGATCACCGGGATGCTCGGTGCACTAACAACCTTCTCTACTTTTTCCCTTGAGACGGTTACAATGCTGCAGGGAGGACTGTGGGGGCGTGTGGTAACAAATATCACGCTTAATGTTTTCCTGTGTGTGGTTGCTACGATGCTTGGTATGATGCTTTTCAAACGACTATATGGATAA
- a CDS encoding DUF190 domain-containing protein, whose amino-acid sequence MQRYLGIRKELKIYISNEDTVDGKPLFEALLTLAKEKGLAGATVLKAVAGMGAHSEIHSFNVWALKQKVPLIVTIIDTEEKIKAFLDAADGMIAEGLVTMNDIEIIQYHHPKFGDK is encoded by the coding sequence ATGCAACGTTATTTGGGAATACGGAAAGAGTTAAAGATCTATATCAGTAATGAAGATACGGTAGATGGCAAACCGCTTTTTGAAGCACTTTTGACTTTGGCAAAAGAGAAAGGGCTAGCCGGAGCAACCGTTCTGAAAGCCGTCGCTGGAATGGGAGCACACTCCGAGATACACAGTTTCAATGTCTGGGCACTCAAACAGAAAGTACCGTTGATCGTCACTATCATAGACACCGAAGAGAAGATCAAAGCGTTCCTTGATGCAGCAGACGGTATGATAGCCGAAGGGCTTGTGACGATGAACGATATCGAGATCATCCAGTACCACCATCCCAAGTTCGGAGACAAATGA
- a CDS encoding MgtC/SapB family protein: MNLSPDLIHLAITIVFSFLVGMELKAYRQQYHANDDNLFFGTARTYTFIGILGFIFYKMEPEHFTLYITVLVMLSVLFLVFYKQKIENGRSSILPYVVLLGVYAFGPMTERFSLWMPSLLFVLIIFLLNAKQSLQRFSTDVNMHEFETLGKMVLLSAVILPLLPNTNTIPYVPISPFKMWLAVVVISGISYGGYLVQKYFFPSKGYFLTGIFGGTYSSTATTVVLARKAKAGGNNPVIDAAIIAATSMMYLRLLVVAMVFNFSVAKSLALPFIALSLAGMVISFIYLRQREHKTTNADFVDENPLELRTAFVFAGLFVLMMVVTHFVIGHYGNGGLQILSFVVGFTDIDPFILSLLTGKYSVAQTELVTAIMIAAGSNNILKSAYALWFGGVKGGRNSAAWIALLGVATIAMGFWI, translated from the coding sequence ATGAACCTGAGCCCCGATCTTATTCATCTTGCCATTACCATTGTCTTCAGTTTTCTTGTAGGAATGGAACTGAAGGCCTACCGTCAGCAGTATCATGCTAACGATGATAATTTGTTCTTTGGTACGGCACGTACCTATACCTTCATAGGAATACTCGGGTTTATCTTCTACAAAATGGAGCCTGAACATTTTACGCTCTACATTACTGTACTGGTCATGCTGTCCGTATTATTTTTAGTATTTTACAAACAAAAAATAGAGAATGGCAGGTCAAGCATTCTGCCTTATGTAGTGTTGCTTGGTGTCTATGCCTTCGGTCCGATGACCGAGCGCTTTTCGCTCTGGATGCCGTCACTTCTCTTTGTGCTGATCATTTTTCTTTTAAATGCCAAACAGTCTCTGCAGCGGTTCAGCACCGATGTCAATATGCACGAATTCGAAACATTGGGAAAAATGGTCCTGCTTTCCGCTGTGATCCTTCCTCTGCTTCCCAATACCAATACCATTCCATACGTCCCTATCTCTCCTTTCAAGATGTGGCTGGCGGTCGTCGTCATTTCGGGAATCAGTTACGGCGGATACCTGGTACAGAAGTACTTTTTTCCTTCCAAAGGATATTTCCTTACAGGGATATTCGGCGGGACATACTCTTCTACTGCAACGACGGTCGTGCTGGCACGAAAGGCAAAAGCAGGGGGTAATAACCCGGTAATAGATGCAGCGATTATCGCGGCGACCTCTATGATGTATCTGAGGCTTCTGGTCGTGGCGATGGTCTTCAATTTTTCTGTCGCAAAGTCGCTTGCCCTGCCATTCATTGCACTGTCCCTTGCAGGTATGGTCATCTCTTTTATATATTTGCGGCAAAGAGAGCATAAAACCACCAATGCTGACTTTGTTGACGAGAACCCGCTTGAACTAAGAACTGCTTTTGTGTTTGCCGGACTTTTCGTGCTGATGATGGTAGTTACGCATTTTGTCATCGGTCATTACGGTAATGGGGGCTTACAGATACTCTCATTTGTGGTTGGATTCACTGACATTGATCCTTTCATCCTGTCTCTTCTTACCGGAAAATATTCTGTTGCACAGACGGAACTGGTCACAGCTATTATGATCGCGGCAGGAAGTAACAATATCCTTAAATCTGCCTATGCATTATGGTTTGGAGGCGTAAAAGGTGGTAGAAATTCAGCGGCATGGATCGCACTTCTCGGTGTTGCAACCATTGCAATGGGGTTTTGGATTTAA
- a CDS encoding YfdX family protein yields MKKRFLLSALTCGLLLGATGLQAKTDKKELVNNVMQQEVKNHKQAPKEIVAGMQNTFAALQAMQAGKKEDAKKALESATKSFDAALKADPSLDIIPIDERFQAFAFMGTSDVIDARLKLAQQLLKAHDTQAATAVLTPLKDELDISVISIPMKIYPVATKKALDELNKGNDKAAFAAIAEAMNSLVVVKAIIPTPLLTAQDLITDASKLDKSKKDEAQKLLAAAKEELKRAELLGYVSRHEAAYKLLNDDIEKIQKEIKGKNMVEKLYDTLKNDFKKIIANTKISKETPEQAAEQKVNVFEKKEAQKAVKVKEEFKQEAQKDEKKTVQ; encoded by the coding sequence ATGAAAAAAAGATTTTTACTTTCAGCTTTGACATGCGGGTTGCTTTTAGGAGCAACAGGATTGCAGGCAAAAACAGACAAAAAAGAACTGGTCAACAATGTGATGCAGCAGGAGGTTAAGAACCATAAGCAGGCTCCCAAAGAGATCGTTGCAGGTATGCAAAATACTTTTGCAGCACTCCAGGCAATGCAGGCAGGTAAAAAAGAAGATGCCAAAAAGGCACTTGAATCGGCAACGAAGAGTTTCGATGCTGCGCTGAAAGCCGATCCGTCACTTGATATCATTCCTATCGATGAGAGATTCCAGGCTTTTGCTTTTATGGGAACATCCGATGTCATAGACGCAAGACTCAAACTGGCACAACAGCTTTTGAAAGCGCATGATACACAGGCTGCCACTGCTGTTCTGACACCCCTCAAAGATGAACTGGATATTTCCGTTATCTCCATTCCAATGAAGATCTATCCGGTAGCGACGAAAAAAGCGTTGGATGAACTGAACAAAGGAAATGACAAGGCAGCATTTGCAGCCATAGCGGAAGCCATGAACTCGCTTGTAGTGGTCAAAGCGATCATCCCGACACCATTGCTGACAGCTCAGGATCTCATTACAGATGCATCCAAACTGGACAAAAGCAAAAAAGACGAAGCCCAGAAACTGCTGGCTGCAGCCAAAGAAGAGCTCAAGAGAGCGGAACTTCTCGGTTACGTCTCGAGACATGAAGCGGCCTACAAACTGCTCAATGATGACATAGAGAAGATCCAGAAAGAGATCAAAGGTAAAAATATGGTTGAGAAACTGTATGATACATTGAAAAATGATTTCAAGAAGATCATTGCCAATACGAAGATCTCAAAAGAGACACCCGAACAGGCAGCAGAACAAAAAGTCAATGTATTTGAAAAGAAAGAGGCCCAAAAAGCAGTGAAGGTCAAAGAGGAATTCAAACAGGAAGCACAAAAAGACGAGAAAAAAACGGTACAATAA
- a CDS encoding MarC family protein, whose amino-acid sequence MTAYLSILSHDIIALITILNPIAAASIMVGMVTPPTPNVIRPIAFKATLTILIASLVTLFSGEFVFKLFGINVLSLKVIGGIILMLIAINMAYGQQSKARHSKEEADEATEKEDVSVIPLGIPILFGPGAIATIIVLNNNHLQNHSMVISYGLISAAIFAAAIVIYFTLRYAGAINRALGVTGMKILTRIMGLIVGAIAAQFIISGVKGLWGTM is encoded by the coding sequence ATGACAGCATATCTTTCTATCCTCTCGCATGACATCATCGCACTGATCACCATACTCAACCCTATTGCCGCTGCAAGCATTATGGTAGGAATGGTGACACCACCTACACCTAATGTTATCAGGCCTATCGCCTTTAAGGCGACATTGACAATACTCATTGCATCATTGGTAACTCTTTTCAGCGGCGAATTTGTATTCAAACTTTTTGGTATCAATGTCTTGTCTCTGAAAGTCATAGGCGGCATCATCCTGATGCTCATTGCTATTAATATGGCATATGGACAGCAGAGTAAAGCAAGACATTCAAAAGAAGAGGCAGATGAAGCGACGGAGAAAGAAGATGTATCAGTCATTCCTCTTGGTATCCCCATCCTTTTCGGACCCGGGGCAATTGCCACGATCATTGTCTTGAACAACAACCACTTGCAAAACCATTCGATGGTGATCAGCTACGGACTTATCAGTGCGGCTATTTTTGCTGCAGCAATTGTGATCTACTTTACACTGCGTTACGCTGGAGCTATCAACAGGGCACTCGGCGTAACAGGAATGAAGATACTGACAAGGATCATGGGACTAATCGTCGGTGCAATCGCTGCACAGTTCATCATCAGCGGTGTCAAAGGTCTCTGGGGAACAATGTAG
- a CDS encoding HdeD family acid-resistance protein, with product MWNWNNNLSPEMNINKNLVDNFKKYAKISGIVFIVLGTAGIVFPTFMSFTTLAFVAYLMLFAGISAGWLTWQSNKNDWAGWLKSFLLVMVGLFMIFYPMQGIAALGLLFAIYFFTDAFAGFGLAFSLKPQKMWWLWLINAITSLVLGVIFIVGWPFSSLFMVGLLVGISLLFDGVALLSGGIFLDEIDKKEDKD from the coding sequence ATGTGGAACTGGAACAACAATCTCAGTCCTGAGATGAACATTAACAAGAACCTGGTAGACAACTTCAAGAAGTATGCCAAGATAAGCGGGATCGTCTTCATCGTACTCGGTACGGCGGGGATCGTATTTCCCACCTTCATGTCGTTCACGACACTGGCATTCGTGGCATACCTGATGCTTTTTGCCGGCATATCCGCCGGATGGCTAACGTGGCAAAGTAACAAGAATGACTGGGCAGGATGGCTGAAAAGCTTCCTGCTTGTCATGGTAGGGCTTTTTATGATCTTCTACCCTATGCAGGGGATCGCTGCGCTTGGCCTGCTGTTTGCCATCTATTTCTTTACCGATGCCTTCGCCGGATTTGGCCTGGCATTTTCACTCAAGCCCCAGAAAATGTGGTGGCTGTGGCTTATCAATGCCATCACTTCACTGGTGCTGGGTGTCATCTTCATTGTCGGATGGCCGTTCAGTTCCCTCTTTATGGTCGGACTGCTTGTAGGAATAAGCCTTCTTTTTGATGGTGTAGCACTGCTTTCAGGAGGCATTTTTCTCGATGAGATCGACAAAAAAGAAGACAAAGATTAG
- a CDS encoding NAD(P)/FAD-dependent oxidoreductase produces MKISSKGSTMERRDALKVMGIGGAALLAGGGTSASAKTKLSTFASRKKADIVIIGGGTAGMTVAARLRRSAPNAKITLIAPNETHLYQSGQVYVAAGLFSEFDNKRPTSELLPDNVIWMKDKVTAFDPDKNRVQTAKHNTVPYDYLVVALGCEYDYNAVEGMSSDDIGKHGIASVYMNDLNEGTSEGAIVSRMWMKAIRRKAQKSEVRVLFSDSQTPVKGEGASLSMLFLANDMLKGNGLKIKDKDLQHKVKFTLTKAGKVLFPSAKIDAALKRTMKKTDNVSVSYGHILKRIDKEKKVAVYANGDEEVNVSYDYLHITPPMRAPQVVRDSELSIKNGPHKGWLDVDENTLRHPKYRNVFGLGDVVGLSSGKSGGAVREQAIVLQDNIAAVMEGKVEPMSYEGYSVSPIKTRYGRVMLAEYTPKGLAPMFPLNPTTPRWIWWEMDLHLMRRAYYDLMMRGML; encoded by the coding sequence ATGAAGATATCATCTAAAGGCAGTACTATGGAAAGAAGAGACGCTCTTAAAGTCATGGGAATAGGCGGTGCCGCACTGTTGGCCGGCGGTGGTACATCCGCTTCGGCAAAAACAAAACTTTCCACATTCGCAAGCAGAAAGAAAGCTGATATTGTTATCATCGGAGGCGGTACGGCAGGAATGACCGTTGCAGCCCGGCTGAGACGGTCTGCACCCAATGCGAAGATCACGCTGATCGCTCCCAATGAAACGCATCTCTACCAAAGCGGACAGGTCTATGTTGCCGCAGGACTCTTCAGTGAATTTGACAACAAGCGCCCCACCAGTGAGCTGCTTCCGGACAACGTGATCTGGATGAAGGACAAAGTGACGGCATTCGATCCTGACAAAAACCGGGTACAGACAGCAAAACATAACACTGTTCCCTACGATTATCTTGTTGTGGCCCTTGGATGTGAATATGATTATAATGCAGTCGAAGGTATGTCTTCCGATGATATAGGAAAACACGGTATCGCCAGTGTGTATATGAATGATCTCAACGAAGGAACCTCCGAGGGTGCTATTGTTTCACGCATGTGGATGAAAGCCATACGCAGAAAAGCCCAAAAATCGGAGGTCAGGGTTCTGTTCTCCGACTCCCAAACGCCTGTCAAAGGGGAGGGTGCTTCTCTCTCCATGCTCTTTTTAGCCAATGATATGCTCAAAGGAAACGGGTTGAAAATAAAAGACAAAGACCTTCAACATAAAGTAAAGTTTACATTGACCAAAGCGGGTAAAGTGCTTTTTCCTTCTGCAAAGATCGATGCAGCGCTGAAAAGAACAATGAAAAAAACAGACAATGTCTCTGTCTCCTATGGGCATATACTAAAACGTATCGATAAAGAGAAAAAAGTAGCGGTCTATGCGAATGGTGATGAGGAAGTGAATGTCAGCTATGACTACCTGCATATCACTCCGCCTATGAGGGCACCACAGGTCGTACGTGATTCTGAACTTAGTATAAAGAATGGACCGCATAAAGGGTGGCTCGATGTCGATGAAAATACACTGCGTCACCCCAAGTACAGAAACGTTTTTGGTCTGGGTGATGTAGTGGGACTTTCTTCAGGGAAAAGCGGTGGCGCCGTCAGGGAACAGGCGATCGTCCTGCAGGATAACATTGCCGCTGTTATGGAAGGAAAGGTAGAGCCAATGAGCTATGAAGGGTATTCTGTTTCACCTATCAAGACACGATACGGTAGAGTGATGCTTGCCGAATATACGCCCAAAGGACTTGCACCGATGTTCCCACTCAATCCGACTACTCCGAGATGGATATGGTGGGAAATGGATCTGCATTTGATGAGACGTGCCTATTATGACCTGATGATGAGAGGAATGCTGTAG
- a CDS encoding plasma-membrane proton-efflux P-type ATPase yields MPNDPKDTDNSSIPEDQEKSVNTDIKGLTHEEAQERLKKFGPNAITAKEKSWLQRLFKRFWGPIPWMIEVAAVLSAAAQRWEDFTIIIILLFVNAFVDFYQESKALNAIAVLKKKLARKALVLRDGEWQEIDAKELVPDDIIKVKIGDIVPADVALITGGDFLLVDQSALTGESLPVHKKIGDELYANAIIKQGEMIAKVTATAKNTYFGKTVGLVAKAEQEEVSHFQKMVIKVGNFLILLTLFMIAIIIYHGIETQQPTVELLIFALVLTISAIPVAMPAVLTVTMAIGAQVLAAKQAIVSRLAAIEEVAGMDVLCSDKTGTLTQNRMSLADPYLADNYTADELMVFAALASKEENNDPIEKPIFDYIHQKKLEEKLKGRQLKKFLPFDPVHKRTEGIYEGDDCELIYTKGAPQVIIEQSDDKEFDKAKAYKQVENFASKGFRTLGVAFRKCEEDAYHFVGLIPLFDPPREDSVEAISEAKDKGVSVKMVTGDNIAVAKYIASMLKIGDNIEDIHTLKGESVEEYLYLSQILSRAIAESMHPDASKDEIDTMVKKIVQKVQKELYNMPVPKGSVKKHESEIVALIEKADGFAQVFPEDKYMIVDSLQKADHIVGMTGDGVNDAPALKKADCGIAVSGATDAARAAADIVLMAPGLTVIVDAIKEARQIFERMKSYTIFRIAETIRVIIFMTLAIVIYDFYPITALMIIILALLNDIPIMTIAYDNTKLRETPVRWDMKEVFILASWLGLAGVLSSFTLFWILISLMHLPLDFVQSAFFAKLVIAGHGTIYNTRIDDWFWKRPWPSWTLFNATFFSRVAGTIIAVYGFGLMEPIGWVWGLSMWAYALTWFVFNDVVKMGVLRYYRRKYHEDII; encoded by the coding sequence ATGCCAAATGATCCAAAAGATACGGACAACAGCTCTATCCCTGAAGATCAAGAAAAATCAGTAAATACGGATATTAAAGGCCTGACACATGAAGAGGCACAGGAGCGCCTTAAGAAATTCGGCCCCAATGCCATCACAGCCAAAGAAAAGAGTTGGCTACAGCGACTGTTTAAGCGATTTTGGGGACCCATCCCCTGGATGATCGAAGTAGCCGCCGTTCTCTCTGCAGCGGCGCAACGCTGGGAAGATTTTACGATTATCATAATCCTTTTATTCGTCAATGCCTTTGTCGATTTCTACCAGGAGTCCAAAGCACTCAACGCCATTGCAGTACTCAAGAAGAAGCTTGCACGAAAAGCACTGGTACTGCGCGACGGTGAATGGCAGGAGATCGATGCCAAAGAGCTTGTCCCCGATGATATCATCAAGGTCAAGATAGGAGATATCGTCCCCGCAGATGTAGCCCTGATTACCGGAGGGGATTTTCTTCTGGTCGATCAGTCAGCCCTGACCGGTGAATCACTCCCCGTTCACAAAAAGATCGGCGATGAGCTCTATGCCAATGCCATCATCAAACAGGGTGAGATGATAGCAAAAGTCACAGCAACAGCCAAGAATACCTACTTTGGAAAGACCGTAGGACTGGTCGCAAAAGCGGAGCAGGAAGAAGTAAGCCATTTCCAAAAAATGGTGATCAAGGTCGGTAACTTTTTAATTCTTTTAACTTTGTTCATGATTGCCATAATCATATATCACGGTATAGAAACACAGCAGCCAACGGTAGAACTTCTTATCTTCGCACTGGTACTGACCATTTCCGCCATTCCTGTGGCAATGCCCGCTGTCTTAACTGTGACCATGGCTATCGGAGCACAGGTGCTGGCAGCCAAACAGGCGATCGTCAGCCGTTTGGCTGCCATCGAGGAAGTGGCCGGCATGGATGTACTCTGTTCGGACAAGACCGGTACGCTCACGCAGAACAGGATGAGTCTTGCCGATCCTTATCTTGCTGACAACTATACGGCTGATGAGCTGATGGTATTTGCCGCGCTTGCCAGTAAAGAAGAGAACAACGATCCCATTGAAAAACCTATTTTTGACTACATACATCAGAAAAAGCTTGAAGAAAAACTCAAAGGCAGGCAGCTCAAAAAATTCCTACCTTTTGACCCTGTCCATAAAAGAACCGAAGGGATCTATGAAGGCGATGACTGTGAACTCATTTACACAAAGGGCGCTCCACAGGTCATCATAGAACAGAGCGACGACAAAGAGTTCGATAAAGCCAAAGCCTACAAGCAGGTCGAGAACTTTGCTTCGAAAGGCTTCAGAACCCTCGGTGTGGCATTTCGAAAATGTGAAGAAGATGCCTATCACTTTGTAGGCCTCATCCCTCTGTTCGATCCTCCGCGTGAAGATTCGGTCGAAGCCATTAGCGAAGCCAAAGATAAAGGTGTATCTGTCAAGATGGTTACCGGTGACAACATCGCTGTCGCCAAATACATCGCTTCGATGCTGAAGATCGGTGACAATATAGAAGATATCCATACGCTCAAGGGCGAGTCGGTCGAAGAGTATCTCTATCTTTCACAGATCCTTTCACGCGCCATTGCCGAGTCTATGCATCCTGACGCCTCCAAGGATGAAATCGATACTATGGTCAAAAAGATCGTCCAGAAAGTACAAAAAGAGCTTTACAATATGCCCGTTCCAAAAGGCAGCGTGAAAAAACACGAATCGGAGATCGTCGCACTGATAGAAAAGGCGGACGGATTTGCGCAGGTCTTCCCTGAAGACAAGTATATGATTGTCGATTCGCTGCAAAAAGCGGACCATATCGTCGGTATGACGGGCGACGGTGTGAACGATGCGCCTGCACTCAAAAAGGCTGACTGCGGTATTGCCGTAAGCGGTGCGACCGATGCGGCACGTGCCGCAGCCGACATCGTACTGATGGCTCCGGGGCTGACGGTGATTGTCGATGCGATCAAAGAGGCAAGACAGATCTTTGAACGTATGAAAAGCTATACGATCTTCCGTATAGCAGAGACGATCCGTGTCATTATTTTCATGACGCTTGCCATCGTGATCTACGATTTCTATCCTATTACGGCACTGATGATCATCATCCTGGCACTTTTGAACGATATCCCTATCATGACAATTGCCTATGACAATACGAAGCTGCGGGAGACACCGGTAAGATGGGACATGAAAGAGGTCTTCATCCTGGCTTCCTGGCTCGGACTGGCAGGAGTTCTATCATCCTTTACGCTTTTCTGGATTCTGATCTCCCTGATGCATCTGCCGTTGGATTTTGTTCAATCGGCCTTCTTTGCCAAACTGGTCATAGCCGGGCACGGAACGATCTACAATACCCGTATCGATGATTGGTTTTGGAAGCGGCCGTGGCCGTCCTGGACACTGTTCAATGCCACCTTCTTCAGCCGTGTCGCCGGTACGATTATTGCCGTGTACGGCTTCGGCCTGATGGAACCGATCGGTTGGGTATGGGGACTCAGCATGTGGGCCTATGCATTGACCTGGTTCGTCTTCAACGATGTAGTGAAAATGGGTGTATTACGTTATTATAGAAGGAAATATCATGAAGATATCATCTAA